In a single window of the Arachis hypogaea cultivar Tifrunner chromosome 6, arahy.Tifrunner.gnm2.J5K5, whole genome shotgun sequence genome:
- the LOC112757784 gene encoding uncharacterized protein yields MLFHNPLRHSLSLLLSTLKQKPTPTFSFSLLHHRHRFSSSWLSVRGNPLIKWPTLPIPQPPPNPNPEPQPHSNFSPRDFSAIANIFADSSISPGSLLHAELDRSGIEPGSELLLAVFDRFGSSPKLLHSLFLWAEKQPGFRPNSKLFDAVVNALAKSREFDSAWTLILHQIDDGNDEGEALVSVATFAIMIRRYARAGMVQPAIRTFEFGRKHNSIIDSGSESSLFEILLDSLCKEGSVRAAYEYLCLRKKMTQGWVPSIRAYNIMLNGWFRSRKLKHGERLWEEMKKENVRPTVVTYGTLIEGYCRMRRVEKALEIVGDMIKEGIAPNAIVYNPIIDALAEAGRFKEALGMMERFHVLEIGPTESTYNSLVKGFCKAGDLVGASKILKMMISRGFIPSSTTYNYFFRYFSRCGKIEEGMNLYTKIIQSGYTPDRLTYHLLVKMLCEEERLDLAVRVSKEMRHKGLDMDLATSTMLVHLLCKMRRLEEAFAEFEDMIRRGIVPQYLTFQRLNAELKKQGMTEVAQKLCNLMSSIPHSTSLPNTYSEDNNDARARRNSIIQKAQAFSDMLKNCNDPRELEKYKCSSENDVSSANGLIEDIERKISAKRTSSVI; encoded by the exons ATGCTCTTCCACAACCCCCTTCGTCACTCACTATCTCTCTTACTTTCCACACTCAAACAAAAACCCACTCCTACATTCTCATTCTCCCTTCTTCATCACCGTCACCGCTTCTCTTCTTCCTGGCTCTCCGTTCGCGGAAACCCCCTCATTAAATGGCCAACCCTGCCAATCCCTCAACCCCCTCCCAATCCCAATCCCGAACCCCAACCCCACTCCAATTTCTCGCCGCGCGATTTCTCCGCAATTGCCAATATATTCGCCGACTCTTCCATCTCTCCCGGATCGCTCCTCCATGCGGAACTGGACCGCTCCGGGATTGAACCGGGTTCAGAGCTACTGCTCGCCGTGTTTGACCGTTTCGGTTCGTCGCCCAAGCTGCTTCACTCGCTGTTCCTGTGGGCCGAGAAGCAACCCGGGTTCAGACCTAATTCGAAGCTCTTCGACGCTGTGGTCAACGCTCTCGCTAAGTCCAGGGAGTTTGACTCCGCTTGGACGCTGATTCTTCATCAGATCGATGATGGAAACGACGAGGGAGAAGCTTTGGTTTCCGTTGCCACCTTCGCTATCATGATTCGACGCTATGCACGTGCAG GTATGGTGCAACCTGCAATTCGTACATTTGAGTTTGGAAGAAAGCACAATTCAATTATAGATTCTGGATCGGAATCGAGTTTATTTGAGATATTGTTGGATTCACTTTGCAAAGAAGGGTCTGTTAGGGCAGCTTACGAGTATTTATGTCTAAGAAAGAAGATGACCCAGGGTTGGGTTCCTTCCATTCGGGCTTATAACATAATGTTAAATGGATGGTTTCGGTCAAGGAAACTCAAACACGGTGAGAGACTTTGGGAGGAGATGAAGAAGGAGAATGTAAGACCAACTGTTGTGACATATGGTACCCTTATCGAAGGGTATTGTCGGATGCGTCGAGTTGAAAAGGCGCTCGAGATCGTTGGTGACATGATCAAAGAAGGAATTGCACCAAATGCAATAGTGTATAATCCAATAATTGATGCATTGGCAGAAGCTGGGAGATTTAAAGAGGCCTTGGGGATGATGGAACGATTTCATGTTTTAGAAATTGGCCCTACCGAATCGACATATAATTCTCTGGTAAAGGGGTTTTGTAAGGCAGGAGATCTTGTAGGTGCTAGTAAGATTCTTAAAATGATGATAAGTAGGGGTTTCATTCCAAGCTCCACCACCTATAATTACTTCTTTAGGTACTTCTCAAGATGCGGGAAGATTGAGGAAGGGATGAACTTGTATACCAAGATCATCCAATCCGGTTATACGCCTGATCGGCTAACATACCATCTTTTGGTGAAGATGTTATGTGAAGAGGAAAGGTTAGACTTGGCAGTTCGAGTTAGCAAGGAAATGAGACATAAAGGATTGGACATGGACTTGGCTACAAGTACCATGTTAGTTCATTTGCTATGCAAAATGCGTAGGTTGGAAGAGGCTTTTGCTGAATTCGAGGACATGATACGAAGGGGTATAGTTCCTCAGTACCTTACTTTCCAGAGACTGAATGCGGAGTTAAAGAAACAGGGTATGACTGAAGTGGCACAAAAGCTTTGCAATTTGATGTCTTCCATTCCCCATTCTACCAGCTTGCCAAATACTTACAGTGAAGACAACAATGATGCGCGTGCAAGAAGGAATTCTATAATTCAGAAGGCCCAGGCATTTTCTGATATGTTGAAAAACTGTAACGACCCTCGAGAACTCGAAAAGTATAAATGTTCTTCTGAAAATGATGTCTCAAGTGCGAACGGTTTGATAGAGGATATTGAGAGAAAGATAAGTGCCAAACGAACATCTTCTGTGATTTGA
- the LOC112755662 gene encoding protein WHAT'S THIS FACTOR 9, mitochondrial-like, with amino-acid sequence MALPSKLPRQFILVRTFVNAKVKWVRDLYLDNAILKEKDLKQVVSFKNEIVSSTSKSLSLYNASLLKDPLNLSMTTTKFIDKYHCIFMQFQPDRGFPPHVKLTPHALCLHKEEMDIHNCPINRVDIVHRIARLLMLAGMGKLPLYVIDKLKWDLGLPHDYVKTLLADYPDYFDVCNIEDPSSGKEMLALELVSWRKELSVSDLEKRAMSLDYCGDKRRHDISFPMFYPKGFDLEKRVKSWVENWQKLPYISPYEDAFHLDLSSDLAEKWIVAILHELLCLLVSKKTERGNLLCYGECLGLDSRFKKALVHHPGIFYISNKIRTQTVVLREAYRKDVLIRKHPLMGMRFRYIHLMTKTQKHHRQVELKDNSQIEA; translated from the coding sequence ATGGCTCTCCCCTCCAAACTTCCTCGTCAGTTCATCCTCGTTAGGACTTTTGTGAATGCAAAGGTCAAATGGGTTCGGGACTTGTATCTTGATAATGCAATCCTTAAAGAGAAAGATCTTAAACAGGTCGTTTCCTTCAAGAATGAAATAGTTTCATCTACTTCCAAATCCCTCTCCTTATACAATGCTTCTCTGTTGAAAGATCCCCTTAACCTTTCCATGACAACCACCAAATTTATAGACAAGTATCATTGTATTTTCATGCAATTCCAACCAGATCGTGGCTTCCCTCCACATGTTAAGCTCACACCTCATGCTTTATGCCTACACAAAGAAGAAATGGATATCCACAATTGTCCCATTAACCGTGTAGACATTGTTCATAGGATTGCAAGGCTTCTGATGCTTGCTGGTATGGGAAAATTGCCACTTTATGTAATTGATAAGCTAAAATGGGATTTGGGTCTTCCTCATGATTATGTTAAGACTCTTTTGGCCGATTACCCTGATTATTTTGATGTTTGTAACATCGAAGATCCATCATCCGGAAAAGAAATGCTTGCTTTAGAGCTTGTTTCTTGGAGAAAAGAGCTCTCTGTCTCCGACTTGGAGAAGAGGGCAATGAGCTTGGACTATTGTGGAGACAAAAGAAGACATGATATTTCATTTCCCATGTTTTATCCAAAAGGTTTTGATCTTGAAAAGAGAGTGAAGAGTTGGGTTGAGAATTGGCAAAAATTACCTTATATTTCCCCATATGAAGATGCATTTCATCTTGATCTAAGTAGTGACCTGGCAGAGAAGTGGATAGTGGCAATTTTGCATGAGTTGCTCTGTCTTCTAGTGTCAAAGAAGACAGAGCGAGGGAACTTACTTTGTTATGGAGAGTGTTTGGGGTTGGACTCAAGATTTAAGAAGGCTTTGGTTCATCACCCTGGCATATTTTACATTTCCAATAAGATTAGGACTCAGACAGTTGTGCTTAGGGAAGCTTATAGAAAGGATGTCTTGATTAGAAAGCATCCATTAATGGGTATGAGATTTAGGTACATTCACCTCATGACTAAGACTCAGAAACATCATAGACAAGTTGAGTTGAAGGATAATTCACAGATTGAAGCTTAG